The Enteractinococcus fodinae genome has a segment encoding these proteins:
- a CDS encoding ATP-dependent DNA ligase — protein sequence MARNEQQVSIDGHRLKLTSLDKVYYPQTGTTKGEVLDYYARIAPYLIRHARDRIATRKRWVDGVGTPDKPGNVFFEKDLPEGAPSWIPSRAIKHSTGTKHYPLIQDQATLMYLAQMASLELHIPQWRVLPGSSDPGTITSETRYPDRMVFDLDPGEGRELADCVEVAHLVRELLNGMGLEVFPLTSGSKGVHLYAPLDGTSTSQQVSDVAHELARTLESDHPKLIVSAMKKTLRKNKVFIDWSQNSASKTTVAPYSMRGRFAPTVAAPRTWEELDDPASVEHLRFEEVLERIEDLGDLLEPLAERAGADDAGDMENAEPKEAPQDRLTTYRSMRDPDKTPEPVPDSHGKSGDELIFVIQEHHARRLHWDLRLEHEGVLVSWALPKGPPTDPKRNHLAIQTEDHPIEYATFEGTIPKGEYGGGEMTIWDWGTYEVEKWRDGKEVTALLHGQPDGGLGGTKEFALFNTGEHGPNDDPARNWMIHLKESSAKQTTSKSTKDAEERQKPTPAKVPDRADPADYPPMLATLGKVDSVRHHADDWAFEMKWDGVRAIATVQAATDDDPGAVTLTSRNGLDMTDTYPELVELARCVEHDCVLDGEIVAFGDGGNPEFGRLQRRIKLTKSKDIEQERAKTPVYLMVFDVLRTNGESLLRTPYEQRRQRLFEIVSESESIFVPEAFDGSLDDAMTSSKKLKLEGVLAKKKDSVYLPGKRTKTWLKLKHSMSREVLIVGWRDGKGGRQNTFGSLLLAAHDEDGELTYMGRVGTGFDMHQLRNIREQLDSITRKTPPVEVPADQRRDAHWVTPKLVADVEYGGITRDGRLRHPVWRGLRDDIDPEDVTI from the coding sequence ATGGCCCGCAATGAACAGCAAGTCTCCATCGATGGCCACCGTCTCAAGCTCACCAGCTTGGATAAGGTCTACTATCCCCAAACGGGTACGACCAAGGGCGAAGTGTTGGATTACTATGCCCGGATCGCCCCGTATCTGATCCGGCACGCGCGCGACCGGATCGCCACCCGCAAGCGCTGGGTCGATGGGGTCGGCACACCGGATAAGCCCGGCAACGTGTTCTTCGAAAAGGACCTGCCGGAGGGCGCCCCGTCATGGATCCCGTCGCGTGCGATCAAGCACAGCACCGGCACCAAACACTATCCGCTGATCCAAGACCAGGCCACCTTAATGTATCTGGCCCAAATGGCCTCCCTGGAACTGCATATCCCCCAGTGGCGCGTGCTGCCCGGGTCGTCTGATCCCGGCACGATCACCTCCGAGACGCGGTATCCCGACCGCATGGTCTTCGACTTGGACCCCGGCGAAGGTCGGGAACTGGCCGACTGTGTAGAGGTCGCCCACCTGGTGCGTGAGTTGCTCAACGGGATGGGACTAGAGGTCTTCCCGCTGACCAGTGGGTCCAAAGGGGTGCACCTCTATGCGCCGTTAGACGGGACGTCGACGAGCCAGCAGGTTTCCGATGTGGCCCACGAGCTGGCCCGCACTCTCGAATCGGATCATCCCAAGCTGATTGTCTCGGCGATGAAGAAGACGCTGCGGAAGAATAAGGTTTTCATCGACTGGTCGCAGAACTCGGCGTCCAAGACCACGGTGGCACCCTATTCGATGCGCGGCCGTTTCGCTCCCACGGTCGCTGCCCCGCGCACCTGGGAGGAGCTCGATGACCCCGCAAGTGTTGAACACTTGCGGTTTGAAGAGGTCCTGGAACGCATCGAGGACCTGGGCGATCTGCTCGAACCGCTGGCCGAACGTGCCGGGGCCGATGATGCCGGCGACATGGAGAATGCGGAACCCAAGGAAGCACCCCAGGATCGGCTCACGACCTACCGATCCATGCGGGACCCAGACAAAACACCCGAACCGGTCCCGGACAGTCATGGAAAAAGCGGCGACGAACTGATTTTCGTGATCCAAGAACATCACGCCCGTCGTCTGCATTGGGATCTGCGCCTCGAACACGAAGGCGTGCTGGTGTCCTGGGCGCTGCCCAAGGGCCCACCCACCGATCCGAAGCGCAACCATTTGGCCATCCAGACCGAAGACCACCCGATCGAATATGCCACCTTTGAAGGCACCATCCCGAAAGGGGAATACGGCGGCGGCGAGATGACCATCTGGGACTGGGGCACCTACGAAGTCGAAAAATGGCGAGACGGCAAAGAGGTCACCGCGCTCCTGCACGGCCAACCCGACGGCGGGCTGGGCGGCACCAAAGAGTTCGCGCTATTCAACACCGGTGAGCACGGTCCAAATGACGATCCTGCGCGCAACTGGATGATCCACCTGAAGGAATCCTCGGCTAAGCAGACCACATCGAAGTCCACAAAGGATGCCGAAGAGCGGCAAAAGCCTACTCCTGCTAAAGTCCCCGATCGGGCAGACCCTGCGGACTATCCCCCAATGTTGGCCACGCTCGGCAAGGTCGACAGTGTCCGTCATCATGCAGACGACTGGGCTTTTGAGATGAAGTGGGATGGGGTTCGAGCCATTGCCACCGTTCAGGCTGCAACCGATGATGATCCAGGCGCGGTCACGTTGACCAGCCGCAACGGTCTGGATATGACTGATACCTACCCCGAGTTGGTCGAACTCGCCCGGTGCGTCGAACACGACTGTGTGCTGGACGGCGAGATCGTCGCGTTTGGCGACGGTGGCAATCCCGAATTCGGTCGGCTCCAACGTCGGATCAAGCTGACTAAATCTAAAGATATTGAACAAGAGCGCGCCAAAACGCCCGTGTATCTGATGGTATTCGACGTGCTGCGCACCAACGGCGAATCGCTGCTGCGCACCCCCTATGAGCAGCGTCGTCAACGACTGTTCGAAATCGTCTCGGAGAGCGAGAGTATCTTCGTGCCCGAGGCCTTCGACGGCTCGCTGGATGATGCCATGACTTCGAGCAAGAAACTCAAGCTCGAAGGGGTACTGGCGAAGAAGAAAGATAGTGTCTATCTGCCCGGCAAGCGTACCAAAACCTGGCTCAAGCTCAAACATTCGATGAGCCGTGAGGTGCTGATTGTCGGGTGGCGCGACGGCAAGGGCGGCCGGCAGAACACGTTCGGTTCACTGTTGCTAGCAGCCCACGACGAAGACGGCGAACTGACCTACATGGGACGCGTCGGCACCGGGTTCGATATGCACCAATTGCGCAATATTCGCGAACAATTAGACAGCATCACCCGCAAGACACCGCCGGTCGAAGTGCCAGCCGATCAGCGTCGCGATGCTCATTGGGTGACCCCCAAACTGGTGGCAGATGTTGAATACGGGGGCATTACCCGAGATGGCAGGCTGCGGCATCCGGTATGGCGCGGTCTCCGTGACGATATCGATCCCGAGGACGTGACGATCTAA
- a CDS encoding YggS family pyridoxal phosphate-dependent enzyme, whose translation MPDAISSPEEFPEARTVEDFKANIAAVRQRIADAAARVGRESDDVRLLAVSKTVPEARIRLAVAAGLDELGENRVQEATAKYHAMQDLNIRWSIIGNLQTNKARDVAAYAAEFQALDRLRVAEVLDRRLAAAGRTLPVFVQVNTSNEPQKYGIHPDELREFLTALQDYPRLKIQGLMTLAVFTPEVERVRECFVLLRNLRDQMLDEAPELIGPGELSMGMSGDYEVAIEEGATVVRVGQAIFGARATPDSYYWPGIAEPNK comes from the coding sequence ATGCCAGACGCCATCTCATCGCCCGAAGAATTCCCCGAAGCTCGGACCGTCGAGGATTTTAAGGCCAATATCGCGGCGGTGCGCCAACGCATCGCCGATGCCGCAGCACGGGTCGGTCGCGAGAGCGACGACGTTCGGTTGCTGGCGGTGAGTAAAACCGTGCCCGAAGCACGCATCCGCCTGGCGGTCGCAGCCGGGTTGGATGAGCTGGGCGAAAACCGGGTACAAGAAGCCACCGCGAAATACCATGCGATGCAAGACCTCAATATTCGGTGGTCGATCATCGGCAACCTGCAAACCAACAAGGCCCGTGATGTGGCCGCCTATGCCGCCGAGTTTCAGGCGTTAGACCGCTTACGCGTGGCCGAAGTCTTGGATCGACGGCTGGCGGCCGCCGGCCGCACGCTCCCGGTTTTCGTCCAGGTCAATACATCCAACGAGCCGCAGAAATATGGCATCCACCCGGATGAACTCCGCGAGTTCCTCACAGCACTGCAGGACTACCCGAGACTCAAAATTCAGGGACTGATGACCCTGGCGGTCTTCACCCCGGAAGTCGAACGCGTCCGGGAATGCTTTGTGCTGTTGCGCAACCTTCGGGATCAGATGCTCGACGAGGCCCCAGAGCTGATCGGCCCGGGCGAATTATCGATGGGCATGTCTGGTGACTATGAGGTCGCCATCGAAGAGGGTGCCACCGTGGTCCGCGTCGGCCAAGCTATCTTTGGGGCACGCGCAACGCCCGATAGTTATTACTGGCCGGGCATCGCTGAACCCAACAAGTAA
- a CDS encoding DUF456 domain-containing protein, translating into MEILVTVIAALLMLVAIGGIIFPILPGSPVAIITMIAWAWILGSTASWSTGVIAAALALVGWSASLVLTGRTMRRERIPNRPIIIATIAAIIGFFVIPFFGLFIGFVLGLFGAEYHRRRDPKAALHSSVETLKAMGIGMLIEIACIIVATGVFGVGVLIHFLS; encoded by the coding sequence GTGGAAATACTTGTCACCGTCATAGCAGCCCTGCTGATGCTCGTCGCCATCGGCGGCATCATCTTCCCGATCCTGCCCGGCTCACCGGTAGCCATCATCACCATGATCGCCTGGGCCTGGATCCTCGGCTCGACCGCATCCTGGTCCACCGGTGTCATCGCCGCAGCCCTGGCACTGGTCGGCTGGAGCGCATCACTGGTGCTGACCGGCCGAACCATGCGACGCGAACGCATCCCCAATCGGCCCATCATCATTGCGACCATCGCCGCGATCATCGGGTTCTTCGTCATCCCATTTTTCGGGCTGTTCATCGGCTTCGTTCTGGGATTATTTGGTGCCGAATACCACCGACGCCGCGACCCCAAAGCAGCGCTGCACTCCTCGGTCGAAACGCTCAAAGCCATGGGCATCGGCATGCTCATTGAAATCGCCTGCATTATCGTGGCCACCGGCGTCTTCGGTGTGGGCGTACTCATCCACTTTCTGTCCTAG
- the pdxS gene encoding pyridoxal 5'-phosphate synthase lyase subunit PdxS: MTTTPNLKTGLSDQFRGGVIMDVVTPEQARIAADAGATAVMALERVPADIRAQGGIARSSSPELIEAIIEAVDIPVMAKVRIGHFVEAQILEALGVDFIDESEVLSPADYVHHVNKWEFTTPFVCGATHLGEALRRLTEGAAMIRSKGEAGTGDVSEAVKHLRTLKSEIAALHAMDDNELFVAAKELQSPYELVKQVAEEGKLPVGLFTAGGIATPADAAMMMQMGADGVFVGSGIFHSDNPTARARAIVTAVQNYNDPQAIADASRGIGDAMVGLNVSDIPAPHRLAERGW, encoded by the coding sequence ATGACCACCACACCAAACCTCAAGACCGGACTCTCCGACCAATTCCGCGGGGGAGTGATCATGGATGTAGTCACACCGGAACAAGCGCGCATCGCAGCAGACGCCGGGGCCACCGCAGTCATGGCGCTGGAGCGGGTGCCAGCCGATATTCGAGCCCAAGGTGGCATCGCCCGCAGCTCGTCACCGGAGCTGATCGAGGCCATTATCGAAGCCGTCGATATTCCAGTCATGGCCAAGGTTCGCATCGGGCACTTCGTCGAAGCCCAAATCCTGGAAGCCCTCGGGGTGGACTTCATCGATGAATCGGAAGTCCTGTCGCCGGCAGATTACGTGCACCACGTGAATAAATGGGAGTTTACGACGCCTTTTGTGTGTGGTGCTACGCACTTGGGCGAAGCCTTGCGGCGCCTGACCGAGGGTGCGGCCATGATCCGTTCCAAAGGTGAAGCCGGCACCGGAGATGTATCCGAGGCTGTCAAACACTTGCGCACCTTGAAATCCGAGATCGCTGCACTGCACGCCATGGACGATAATGAACTCTTCGTCGCGGCCAAAGAACTGCAGTCCCCGTATGAGCTGGTAAAACAGGTGGCAGAAGAAGGTAAACTACCAGTGGGTTTATTTACCGCCGGTGGCATTGCCACACCGGCCGATGCGGCCATGATGATGCAAATGGGCGCCGACGGGGTATTCGTAGGATCGGGAATCTTCCACTCCGACAACCCCACCGCCCGTGCCCGAGCTATCGTGACCGCCGTGCAAAACTACAACGACCCACAGGCAATCGCTGACGCATCCCGGGGTATCGGGGACGCGATGGTGGGTCTGAACGTATCTGATATTCCGGCACCGCACCGCCTCGCAGAACGCGGCTGGTAG
- a CDS encoding endonuclease/exonuclease/phosphatase family protein, with protein MQKTVIVAAAASCLALGFASPNAAAAETSDDAELPYCPRPGAEILADDSAQQPGGEVANSAAPADSAAKTPVVAETPEDALRVATYNANLTRESSGELFEELSAPGAEDATAVARAVQTVRPDVLVLTGIDVDAGDNVAKAFNTNYLAVGGDEHTGITYPYFYTSDSNAGVDSGADLNRDGTIGEPGDALGYGSFPGQSSMIVFSKHPLDEANVRDFTSLSWEAMPDNNMPARLTDLERNIIPLASVSHWDIPVEVDGETLHVLATSTADSSESTYGTARNHDQIRFWQDYLDPDTEYILDHRGDRGPLPEDDAFVIAGSLKADPTGKGPGDPTAITSLLESSQIIDPEPARTLSVSGLGRGLLPDTPDAPHHTAPSPLGGDESYRADYVLPSADLEVLDSGVLETDSPASAQGFFGLPTDTNANRIVWADIVVGG; from the coding sequence GTGCAAAAAACAGTGATCGTCGCAGCCGCTGCTAGCTGCCTCGCACTGGGTTTCGCGTCCCCAAATGCCGCAGCCGCAGAAACATCAGATGATGCAGAGCTGCCGTATTGTCCCCGTCCCGGCGCAGAAATCCTGGCCGATGACAGCGCCCAACAGCCTGGGGGAGAGGTCGCGAACTCGGCTGCACCCGCAGATTCCGCAGCCAAAACTCCCGTAGTCGCTGAGACCCCCGAGGACGCCCTACGGGTCGCTACCTACAACGCAAACCTCACCCGCGAGAGCTCCGGCGAGCTCTTCGAAGAACTCTCCGCCCCCGGAGCCGAGGACGCCACCGCCGTTGCTCGCGCCGTGCAAACCGTCCGGCCCGATGTGCTGGTGCTGACCGGCATTGACGTGGACGCCGGAGACAACGTCGCCAAAGCCTTCAACACCAACTACTTGGCCGTCGGCGGCGATGAACACACCGGTATCACCTACCCATACTTTTACACCTCTGACTCCAACGCCGGGGTGGATTCGGGCGCGGACCTGAATCGCGACGGCACCATCGGTGAACCAGGCGATGCCCTCGGCTACGGCAGTTTCCCCGGACAGTCATCCATGATTGTCTTTTCGAAGCATCCGCTTGATGAAGCCAACGTCCGCGACTTCACCTCCCTGTCCTGGGAGGCCATGCCGGATAACAATATGCCCGCGCGCCTGACCGATCTCGAGCGCAATATCATTCCGCTGGCTTCCGTCTCGCACTGGGACATTCCCGTTGAAGTCGACGGCGAAACGCTCCACGTGCTGGCAACGTCTACCGCAGATTCCTCGGAAAGTACCTACGGCACGGCTCGCAACCACGACCAAATCCGGTTTTGGCAGGACTACCTGGACCCAGACACCGAATACATCCTGGACCACCGCGGCGACCGCGGTCCGCTGCCCGAAGACGACGCCTTCGTGATTGCCGGCTCGCTCAAAGCCGACCCCACCGGTAAAGGACCGGGCGATCCAACGGCCATCACCAGTCTGCTGGAATCCAGCCAAATCATTGATCCGGAACCGGCCCGCACGCTGAGTGTCAGTGGTTTAGGACGCGGTTTGCTCCCGGACACCCCGGACGCACCGCACCACACTGCCCCCAGCCCCTTGGGCGGCGATGAAAGCTACCGGGCCGACTACGTGCTGCCCAGCGCAGACCTTGAGGTCCTCGATTCTGGTGTGCTCGAAACTGACAGTCCAGCATCTGCTCAAGGCTTCTTCGGATTGCCCACCGATACCAATGCCAACCGCATCGTGTGGGCAGACATCGTCGTGGGCGGCTAA
- a CDS encoding glycine betaine ABC transporter substrate-binding protein, whose amino-acid sequence MKRAPIMKFAAALTLGGLALTACGDADNAEASDDSIHIVYTPFDEGVAATYLWKHIFEEQGYEVELTLADVGPTYAAVSQDDADLYFASNPESHSEYIDEYGDGFELLGTWYEPLRHAMVVPTYVYDEGIQEIADLKGRGDEFGNQIVGIEAGAGITREANEAVETYGLDDYDLLDSSTAAMLSEFGAAVANDEWIVATAWNPHWAVAEYDMQFLDDPEGIFADGDTYEVVVSDSAQQREDLMGMLSAFEMNDDQIFSLLAEIRDADEDNEEAAIEAWLADDAHQQLVDSWVAAGSEQ is encoded by the coding sequence ATGAAACGTGCCCCCATCATGAAATTCGCTGCGGCGCTCACACTTGGCGGATTGGCGTTGACAGCCTGCGGAGATGCTGACAACGCAGAGGCTAGCGACGATTCGATACACATCGTCTACACGCCTTTCGATGAAGGAGTCGCAGCCACCTACCTGTGGAAGCACATTTTCGAAGAGCAGGGGTACGAGGTTGAACTGACCCTGGCCGATGTTGGGCCCACCTATGCTGCGGTCAGCCAAGACGATGCGGACTTGTATTTTGCGTCCAACCCAGAAAGCCACAGCGAATACATCGATGAATATGGTGACGGCTTTGAGCTGCTCGGTACCTGGTACGAACCTCTACGTCACGCGATGGTGGTGCCAACCTACGTCTATGACGAGGGTATCCAAGAGATTGCAGACCTGAAAGGTCGGGGTGACGAATTCGGCAACCAAATCGTTGGGATTGAAGCCGGAGCCGGTATCACCCGTGAAGCCAATGAAGCCGTCGAAACCTATGGGCTCGACGACTATGATCTGCTCGATAGTAGTACCGCTGCCATGCTGAGCGAATTTGGTGCAGCCGTCGCCAACGACGAATGGATTGTTGCGACCGCGTGGAATCCGCACTGGGCGGTCGCGGAATACGATATGCAATTCCTCGATGACCCAGAAGGCATCTTTGCCGACGGAGACACCTACGAGGTTGTGGTCAGTGACAGTGCCCAACAGCGCGAAGATCTGATGGGCATGCTGTCAGCTTTCGAAATGAACGATGACCAGATCTTCTCCCTGCTGGCCGAGATACGTGACGCCGACGAAGATAACGAAGAAGCAGCCATCGAAGCGTGGCTCGCCGACGATGCACACCAACAACTCGTGGACAGTTGGGTCGCTGCAGGTTCAGAGCAGTAG
- the ku gene encoding non-homologous end joining protein Ku, which yields MRAIWTGSIAFGLVNVPVKLYSATENHDVRMHQVHDKDGGRIRYQRRCEECDEVVEYSDIERAYDDGDHRVIIHKEDFEALPSDDADDIEVLQFVPSDQIDSIMLEKSYYLEPTSKTPKAYLLLRQTLEETDRTAIVKITLRTRTRLAILRICDKVLMIQTLRWADEIREANFKGINSKAKISDKELEMSKQLVESYSEDFTPEEFEDDYQAELRKLIDAKIEAGDTVDLEETFPEEDEDDDTGGDVVDLMEALRASVEKSRSSKSGGSKKSKSKKSASKKSA from the coding sequence ATGAGAGCTATCTGGACTGGATCAATCGCATTTGGCCTAGTAAATGTGCCGGTGAAGCTGTACTCAGCCACCGAGAACCACGACGTTCGCATGCACCAAGTGCACGACAAGGACGGCGGACGGATCCGGTACCAGCGACGCTGTGAAGAGTGCGACGAAGTTGTCGAATACTCCGATATCGAGCGAGCCTATGATGACGGCGACCATCGGGTGATCATTCACAAAGAAGATTTCGAAGCGCTGCCCTCCGATGATGCCGACGATATTGAAGTTTTGCAGTTCGTCCCGTCGGATCAGATCGATTCGATCATGTTGGAAAAATCCTATTACCTCGAGCCGACCTCGAAAACTCCGAAGGCCTACTTACTATTGCGCCAGACCCTGGAGGAGACGGATCGGACTGCGATCGTCAAAATCACCCTGCGGACTCGGACCCGGTTAGCGATTCTGCGGATCTGCGACAAAGTGTTGATGATCCAAACGCTGCGCTGGGCTGATGAAATCCGCGAAGCGAATTTTAAAGGGATCAACTCGAAAGCAAAGATCTCGGATAAAGAACTCGAAATGTCCAAACAGCTCGTGGAATCCTACTCGGAAGACTTCACGCCCGAAGAGTTCGAAGATGACTACCAGGCCGAACTGCGCAAACTCATTGACGCCAAGATCGAAGCCGGCGACACCGTTGATCTGGAAGAAACCTTCCCCGAGGAAGACGAGGACGACGATACCGGCGGCGATGTCGTCGATCTGATGGAAGCACTGCGCGCCTCGGTCGAGAAATCCCGGTCCTCCAAGTCAGGTGGGTCGAAGAAGAGTAAGTCGAAGAAGTCAGCCTCGAAAAAATCCGCGTAA
- a CDS encoding EamA family transporter translates to MVDRTAGISMTGVLLVVAATISLPLGASVATQLFPIGGAWGVSVVRLLLASVLLLLIARPTPWRWSLSAWREVVLFGISLAGLNAFFFAAVERIPLGVAVAIEFVGPLALAVILSTNRRDLIWITMAGIGLVVLGVESLAGDASFDVLGLVYAALAGVSWAFYILLSARVGKRLPGIEGLPMATLVAALVVLPFGFTGLIDILNVPEAYWLALGVALLSTVIPVSFEMAALRRLPRNAFSILLSLEPVFAALIGWVLLDQTFGLLRSLAIILIVGATIGMTVAAARMSREVVDQHEARTATPDDTTA, encoded by the coding sequence TTGGTAGATCGCACTGCCGGCATTTCAATGACCGGTGTGTTGTTGGTCGTGGCGGCGACGATTTCGCTACCGCTGGGCGCGTCTGTTGCCACCCAACTGTTCCCCATCGGCGGCGCCTGGGGTGTGTCAGTCGTCCGCCTCCTGCTAGCTTCCGTTCTCCTGCTGCTGATTGCACGGCCGACGCCCTGGCGATGGAGTCTCAGCGCGTGGCGAGAAGTGGTGTTGTTCGGCATCAGTCTGGCCGGGCTCAATGCCTTCTTCTTCGCAGCGGTAGAGCGCATCCCGTTGGGCGTAGCGGTCGCCATTGAATTCGTTGGCCCGTTGGCGCTGGCGGTCATTTTGTCGACCAATCGCCGCGACCTCATCTGGATCACCATGGCGGGCATCGGGTTGGTCGTGCTGGGCGTCGAATCGCTAGCCGGTGATGCCTCATTCGATGTGCTCGGGCTGGTCTACGCAGCGCTGGCGGGGGTGTCCTGGGCGTTTTATATCCTGCTCAGCGCCCGCGTCGGGAAACGGCTGCCCGGAATTGAGGGCCTGCCCATGGCCACCCTCGTTGCGGCGCTGGTGGTCCTGCCCTTCGGGTTCACCGGGCTGATCGATATACTCAACGTGCCCGAAGCCTACTGGCTGGCCTTGGGTGTGGCCTTATTATCCACCGTGATTCCGGTGTCATTTGAGATGGCGGCACTGCGCAGACTACCGCGTAACGCATTTTCTATCCTCTTGAGCCTCGAACCGGTATTTGCCGCGCTGATCGGCTGGGTGCTGCTAGACCAAACCTTCGGACTCCTCCGAAGCCTGGCGATCATCTTGATCGTCGGGGCGACCATCGGCATGACGGTCGCGGCCGCCCGCATGAGTCGAGAAGTCGTCGATCAACACGAAGCGCGAACAGCGACTCCCGACGACACAACAGCGTGA
- a CDS encoding acetate/propionate family kinase yields the protein MLILVINSGSSSLKYQLRELNDDGTDTADPIQASGLVERIGVPGSGIANHTAALDVVAKELDEVLDGRTIDATGHRVVHGGERFKAPALVDPEVIRAIDRLAPLAPLHNPPATEGLRAIRNKWPDMPQVVIFDTSFHQTMPPQAWRYAIPENWYTDHGIRRYGFHGTSHDLVTGMTAELIGTDRDEFNGIILHLGNGASATAIKHGESVDTSMGYTPLAGLVMGTRSGDIDPSVLTHLITSHGYTADQVDRILNHESGLLGLTGHADMRQVLESAEAGARDAQLALDIATYRLAKYIGGYHVAVDGAQAITFTAGIGENSAPFRARVLDRLGVLGVKYDQDLNVVRADEPRLISTEDSAIAVAVVPTDEEMAIAQQTFHLVESADAWGHGVDAL from the coding sequence ATGCTGATTTTGGTGATTAACTCGGGCTCGTCGTCGCTCAAGTACCAGCTGCGCGAACTCAACGATGACGGCACCGACACCGCCGATCCGATTCAGGCCTCCGGTCTGGTCGAACGGATCGGTGTGCCCGGTTCAGGGATCGCCAACCACACCGCCGCCCTAGATGTGGTCGCCAAAGAGCTCGACGAAGTCCTGGACGGCCGCACCATCGATGCCACCGGCCACCGCGTGGTCCACGGCGGGGAACGCTTCAAAGCCCCCGCCCTAGTCGACCCCGAAGTTATCCGCGCCATCGACCGGCTGGCACCGTTGGCACCGCTGCACAACCCACCGGCTACCGAGGGTCTGCGTGCCATTCGAAATAAGTGGCCCGACATGCCGCAGGTGGTCATCTTCGATACGTCATTCCACCAGACCATGCCACCGCAAGCCTGGCGGTATGCGATCCCCGAGAACTGGTACACCGACCACGGGATCCGTCGCTACGGGTTCCACGGCACCAGTCACGATTTGGTCACTGGCATGACCGCCGAGCTGATCGGCACCGACCGGGACGAATTCAATGGCATCATTTTGCACCTGGGCAATGGTGCCTCAGCGACCGCGATCAAACACGGCGAATCCGTGGATACCTCAATGGGCTACACCCCGCTGGCCGGGCTGGTCATGGGCACTCGCTCGGGCGATATCGACCCGTCGGTGCTGACCCATTTGATCACCTCGCACGGTTACACCGCAGACCAAGTCGACCGCATCCTGAATCACGAATCGGGACTGTTGGGTCTGACCGGCCACGCCGACATGCGCCAGGTGCTCGAATCTGCCGAAGCCGGGGCACGCGATGCACAACTGGCGCTGGATATCGCGACCTACCGATTAGCAAAATACATTGGCGGCTACCATGTCGCCGTCGATGGCGCTCAGGCGATCACGTTCACGGCCGGTATCGGCGAGAACTCTGCTCCGTTCCGGGCGCGCGTGCTCGACCGACTCGGCGTCCTGGGTGTGAAATACGATCAGGACCTGAACGTGGTTCGCGCTGATGAACCGCGACTGATTTCTACTGAAGATTCAGCAATCGCCGTCGCTGTGGTGCCCACCGATGAGGAGATGGCCATTGCTCAGCAGACCTTCCACCTGGTCGAGTCAGCGGATGCTTGGGGCCACGGCGTCGACGCATTGTAA
- a CDS encoding prevent-host-death protein, whose protein sequence is MITRDAFKSSELSRASSEVFAAAADHPVTVTRRDGEPLVLMSEREDTARNELLKLAAQLIGIATIHDDELVDFMTEHFPWMLALSPTDQEACANEVLNAARASFATSQAHLALSTLTSWRETAEAVAAGLGKTPVEWIDNDEPVERP, encoded by the coding sequence ATGATCACCCGTGACGCCTTTAAATCCTCCGAGCTTAGTCGCGCCTCCAGCGAGGTCTTTGCTGCAGCAGCAGACCATCCTGTAACTGTGACGCGGCGAGATGGCGAGCCACTTGTCCTAATGTCGGAGCGCGAGGATACTGCTCGCAATGAACTCCTTAAATTAGCGGCACAACTCATCGGGATCGCGACCATACATGATGACGAACTCGTTGATTTTATGACGGAGCACTTCCCTTGGATGTTGGCACTCAGCCCAACGGACCAGGAGGCTTGTGCTAACGAGGTTCTCAACGCTGCCAGAGCTAGCTTTGCAACAAGCCAGGCTCATCTGGCGTTGTCGACGTTAACTTCGTGGCGAGAGACCGCGGAAGCCGTTGCGGCCGGGCTAGGCAAGACTCCCGTGGAGTGGATCGATAACGATGAACCTGTTGAGCGACCTTAG